The following proteins are co-located in the Shouchella hunanensis genome:
- a CDS encoding iron-containing alcohol dehydrogenase, whose amino-acid sequence MNQQQFKSAYKIWTGSGSTKQVKHEVERLKMKKPLIVSDRIIANAGLLDEVCAHLDEVSYGTFLEVEPEPAFAVIESCKRVFLEGNYDGFIAIGGGSAIDTAKAASVYATYDGALSDFVGTDLVPEKGAPLIAIPTTAGTGSEVTNIAILSDKEAQLKKGIASDYLLPDVAIVSPEMTRTAPQHVTAASGIDAMVHGIEAYLSVNASPLTDALALQSITMIARSLPKAYSNAHFLEAREEMATASLMAGMAFGNAGVGAVHALAYPLGGRFNMAHGVSNALLLPFVMEVNKPACLERLGDIATALGEETTGLSLNDAADRAILAMTRLCAQVNIPASLKAFDIEKSDLEAMADDASKIDRLLKNNPRQLTKKEIYEIYQAAYEGRTAR is encoded by the coding sequence ATGAATCAGCAACAATTTAAAAGCGCTTACAAAATTTGGACAGGATCAGGTTCTACAAAGCAAGTGAAACACGAGGTTGAGCGCTTAAAGATGAAGAAGCCGTTAATCGTTAGTGATCGCATTATTGCGAATGCAGGCTTGCTAGATGAAGTCTGTGCTCACTTAGACGAAGTCTCATACGGTACATTTTTGGAAGTGGAACCAGAACCAGCTTTTGCCGTCATTGAATCATGTAAACGTGTTTTTTTAGAAGGGAATTACGATGGATTTATTGCAATTGGTGGGGGAAGTGCTATTGATACGGCAAAGGCGGCTTCTGTGTATGCAACGTATGACGGCGCCTTAAGTGACTTTGTTGGCACCGATCTCGTTCCGGAGAAAGGTGCACCCCTTATCGCCATTCCTACAACAGCTGGTACAGGTTCGGAAGTCACGAATATTGCGATTTTATCGGACAAAGAAGCACAATTGAAGAAGGGAATTGCGAGCGATTACTTATTACCTGATGTGGCAATTGTGTCACCTGAAATGACCCGCACCGCACCACAACATGTCACAGCAGCAAGCGGCATTGATGCCATGGTTCATGGAATTGAAGCTTATTTATCTGTAAATGCCTCACCACTTACAGATGCGCTCGCACTTCAATCGATTACGATGATCGCTCGGAGTTTACCGAAAGCATATTCAAATGCCCATTTTTTAGAGGCCAGAGAAGAAATGGCGACAGCAAGCTTAATGGCTGGAATGGCATTTGGAAATGCCGGTGTAGGAGCGGTGCACGCACTAGCCTATCCGCTAGGAGGTCGTTTTAATATGGCTCATGGGGTGAGTAATGCGTTGCTATTACCGTTTGTAATGGAAGTAAACAAACCTGCTTGCCTAGAGCGTCTTGGGGATATTGCAACAGCACTAGGAGAGGAAACGACAGGACTAAGTCTAAATGACGCAGCTGACCGTGCTATTCTTGCGATGACGCGGTTATGTGCACAGGTGAATATTCCTGCAAGTTTGAAGGCATTTGATATTGAAAAAAGCGATTTAGAAGCAATGGCTGATGATGCGTCGAAAATTGATCGTCTCTTAAAAAATAACCCACGCCAATTAACGAAAAAGGAAATCTATGAAATCTATCAAGCGGCATATGAAGGAAGGACAGCACGATGA
- a CDS encoding sigma-54 interaction domain-containing protein — MNHSVKGSDSLSAVIVAMVKGDHISIEVVHHDGTVLGTLFLSDVRNAIQLGREGDTAASLLDHRPELVASHQFESLLKSEMFAILMNSLYDGVYVTDGKGVTLKVNKAYERITGIPAQAIIGMHMRDMEKAGYISRSISLEVIKQKKVVTRMQRLASGRNAMVSGTPSFNGYGEIEYVVSVVRDMTDLMNMQAELEGFKEQQAELERFIGKGDETPLVAEDEKTVAFLATAKRVAQTTATVCLLGESGVGKTKAAAYIHEHSQRKDKPFVVVNCGAISETLIEAELFGYGPGAFTGALAKGKKGLIEAAHGGTLFLDEVGELPQGTQVKLLKVLDEQRFTPVGSTTEKHVDVRLLSATHQNLSSLVKKGVMREDFYYRIAVVPLFIEPLRERPKEIDRLARFFLQELNGRYGRKVVLESDAVLALQKRQWPGNIRELKNVIDFVVATSPTPVIHASNLPQPFIQHEKQMQAPTLKEAVVQLEQAMITQALHDHKTTRKAAEALGISQAALVTKRKNYSFD; from the coding sequence ATGAATCATTCAGTAAAAGGGAGTGATTCTCTTTCAGCTGTTATTGTTGCGATGGTTAAAGGGGATCATATTTCAATTGAAGTCGTTCATCATGACGGTACGGTGCTAGGTACATTATTTCTGTCCGATGTACGCAACGCCATTCAATTAGGTCGAGAAGGCGATACAGCTGCCTCTCTTCTCGATCACCGCCCAGAATTAGTCGCATCCCATCAGTTTGAATCGTTACTCAAAAGTGAGATGTTTGCGATATTAATGAATTCTCTCTATGACGGTGTGTACGTAACGGATGGAAAAGGCGTAACGTTAAAAGTAAATAAAGCGTACGAACGAATAACAGGTATTCCGGCGCAAGCCATTATCGGCATGCATATGCGTGATATGGAAAAAGCCGGCTATATTTCCCGTTCAATCTCCCTTGAAGTCATTAAGCAAAAAAAAGTAGTGACTCGGATGCAGCGTTTAGCGAGTGGAAGAAACGCTATGGTGTCTGGTACGCCGTCATTTAACGGTTATGGAGAGATTGAATATGTCGTAAGCGTGGTTCGTGATATGACCGATCTTATGAACATGCAGGCTGAGTTGGAAGGGTTTAAGGAACAACAAGCCGAGCTTGAGCGCTTCATTGGAAAAGGGGACGAAACGCCACTTGTTGCAGAAGACGAAAAAACAGTTGCGTTTCTTGCTACGGCCAAACGTGTCGCACAAACGACAGCAACCGTCTGCCTCCTTGGTGAAAGTGGTGTCGGAAAAACAAAAGCAGCCGCTTATATTCATGAACATTCGCAGCGAAAAGATAAGCCCTTCGTCGTCGTAAACTGTGGAGCTATTAGTGAGACCTTGATTGAAGCTGAATTATTCGGTTATGGACCTGGTGCTTTTACAGGAGCTCTAGCAAAAGGAAAAAAAGGTCTTATTGAAGCCGCACATGGTGGGACGCTTTTTCTTGACGAAGTGGGGGAGCTGCCACAAGGGACGCAAGTGAAGCTGTTGAAGGTGTTGGATGAGCAACGGTTTACACCAGTTGGTTCAACTACGGAAAAACACGTGGATGTTCGTCTCCTATCGGCAACTCACCAGAATCTTTCCAGTCTAGTGAAAAAAGGGGTCATGCGAGAAGATTTTTACTATCGAATTGCGGTCGTGCCGCTTTTCATTGAGCCGCTACGTGAGCGACCGAAAGAAATTGATCGCTTAGCACGCTTCTTTTTACAAGAATTAAATGGGCGCTATGGAAGAAAGGTTGTACTAGAGTCAGATGCCGTCTTAGCGTTACAGAAAAGACAATGGCCAGGAAATATTCGTGAGTTAAAGAATGTGATTGATTTTGTTGTTGCTACGAGCCCTACCCCTGTCATCCATGCAAGTAATTTACCGCAACCATTTATTCAACATGAGAAACAGATGCAGGCACCTACGCTAAAGGAAGCTGTAGTACAACTAGAGCAAGCGATGATTACTCAAGCATTGCATGACCATAAAACGACCCGAAAAGCAGCTGAGGCATTAGGAATAAGCCAAGCGGCACTTGTAACGAAGCGGAAAAACTACTCATTTGATTAG
- a CDS encoding NAD-dependent succinate-semialdehyde dehydrogenase, translating into MNRALFINNGDVWTNQTIEVENPATKEIIGTIAKAGQGEAKQAVDAAASALKAWQRKTAAERSEYLLKWHELIRRDEKTLGEGMTMEQGKPLEEAIGEIRYANSFLSWYAEEGKRIYGETVPASAPNKRIFVQKQAIGVIAAITPWNFPAAMLTRKLGPALAAGCTAVVKPSELTPFTAYRLADLALEAGIPKGVINVISGDAKEIGEAWMNDDRVRKVSFTGSTAVGKLLMRQAADTVKKLSLELGGHAPFIVTQHADIENAVDGLIGSKYRNGGQTCVCANRVYVHESIKDSFSEAFVQAVKQLKTGNGLADHSTIGPLINQSAVDKVQNHLRDAQEKGATLVYGQEPEETNGYYQTPVVVMDATDDMLCMNEETFGPLAPITTYQSVDEVIQRANDTPFGLAAYVYSTNISEAFTISEALEYGIVGLNDGLPSVAQAPFGGMKESGLGREGGHWGIEEYLEVKYISMQV; encoded by the coding sequence ATGAATCGAGCTCTATTTATTAACAATGGAGACGTTTGGACAAATCAAACCATTGAAGTAGAAAATCCCGCCACCAAAGAAATCATTGGAACGATTGCCAAAGCAGGGCAGGGAGAAGCGAAGCAAGCCGTAGATGCTGCAGCTTCTGCACTAAAAGCTTGGCAACGTAAAACCGCTGCTGAGCGAAGCGAATATTTGCTGAAATGGCACGAATTGATAAGACGAGATGAAAAGACCCTTGGTGAAGGGATGACAATGGAGCAAGGTAAACCATTAGAAGAAGCCATTGGTGAAATTCGTTACGCCAATAGTTTTCTTTCATGGTACGCGGAAGAAGGTAAGCGGATTTATGGAGAAACGGTACCCGCAAGTGCTCCGAATAAGCGAATATTCGTTCAAAAGCAGGCCATTGGCGTTATTGCAGCAATCACACCATGGAACTTTCCAGCAGCGATGCTCACGCGTAAATTAGGACCAGCGTTAGCCGCTGGCTGTACCGCTGTCGTCAAGCCTTCAGAATTGACGCCGTTTACTGCCTATCGCCTGGCCGATCTTGCTTTAGAAGCAGGAATTCCAAAAGGTGTTATAAATGTCATTTCAGGAGACGCGAAAGAAATTGGAGAAGCGTGGATGAACGATGATCGGGTTCGCAAAGTGTCGTTTACCGGTTCAACGGCAGTCGGAAAATTATTAATGAGACAGGCTGCGGATACAGTTAAAAAGCTCTCCCTTGAGCTTGGGGGACATGCACCGTTTATTGTCACCCAACATGCTGATATCGAAAATGCAGTAGATGGATTAATTGGTTCAAAATATCGAAACGGTGGTCAAACGTGTGTATGCGCCAACCGCGTGTACGTACACGAATCCATTAAAGACAGTTTTTCAGAAGCATTTGTTCAGGCTGTCAAACAGTTGAAGACAGGTAATGGCTTAGCTGACCATTCAACAATCGGTCCCCTTATCAATCAAAGCGCGGTAGATAAGGTTCAGAACCATCTTAGAGATGCGCAAGAAAAAGGCGCAACACTTGTCTATGGACAAGAACCTGAAGAGACAAATGGTTATTATCAGACACCAGTTGTCGTTATGGATGCAACTGATGATATGCTTTGTATGAATGAAGAAACGTTTGGTCCACTTGCGCCAATTACGACGTACCAATCAGTCGATGAAGTCATTCAACGGGCAAACGATACCCCTTTTGGTTTAGCCGCTTACGTATATTCAACGAATATAAGCGAAGCCTTTACCATTTCAGAAGCACTTGAATACGGAATTGTTGGGCTGAACGACGGGTTACCTTCTGTTGCGCAAGCGCCTTTTGGTGGTATGAAAGAGAGTGGACTTGGTCGTGAAGGTGGTCATTGGGGAATAGAAGAGTATCTCGAAGTAAAATATATTTCTATGCAGGTGTAA
- a CDS encoding NUDIX hydrolase: protein MEKWDLYDRHRTKLEKQIMRGDPMELDEFHLVVHVCIFNSEGDMLIQQRQPFKHGWPNLWDITCGGSAVAGDTSQQAASRELFEELGISYDFRTIRPHFTINFDRGYDDYYLIEHGIDLTKLVLQTEEVKAAKWASKEEILKLIQKNEFFPYYESILSFLFEGRHHYGSIRL from the coding sequence ATGGAGAAATGGGATTTGTATGATAGGCATCGAACGAAACTAGAGAAACAAATCATGCGTGGAGATCCAATGGAACTAGATGAATTTCATTTAGTTGTACACGTATGCATCTTCAATTCAGAAGGAGACATGCTTATTCAGCAGCGTCAACCTTTCAAGCATGGATGGCCAAACTTGTGGGATATCACGTGTGGGGGCAGTGCCGTTGCAGGCGATACAAGTCAACAGGCTGCTTCGAGAGAGCTATTCGAGGAGTTAGGTATCTCATATGACTTTAGAACGATTCGTCCGCACTTTACAATTAATTTTGACCGTGGCTACGACGATTATTACCTAATTGAACATGGTATTGATCTAACGAAATTGGTGTTACAGACTGAAGAGGTGAAAGCAGCGAAATGGGCTTCTAAGGAAGAAATTTTAAAGCTAATTCAGAAAAATGAATTTTTTCCTTATTATGAAAGTATCCTTTCGTTTCTTTTTGAAGGCCGACATCATTATGGCTCCATTCGGTTATAA